Genomic segment of Pochonia chlamydosporia 170 chromosome 1, whole genome shotgun sequence:
CCGTTGATTCAGCCCATGTACTGGGAGTATCCGAATCGCGATGAAGCTTACAAGGTCCCGAACCAGTATTACTTTGGTACGGAGATGATTGTCGCCCCAATCACGTCGCCGCAGAATACGACTACCAAGACTGGCAAAGTCAAGGCATGGCTACCACCCGGCCGGTATGTTGACTTCTTCACTGGCGTTGTCTACGATGGCGACAGGTTCTTGTGGTTGAATCGTACGCTGGACAGGGCGCCTGTGCTGCTGAAGCAGGGGGCTATTGTGCCACTGGATGCAAATTTGGAGCCTGGAAACGGGTGTGACAACCCTGATGGATttgaagttgtggtggtggttggtgctgatggcaaGTTTGATTTGctggaagaggacgatgCGAGTCAAGAGAATGCGCAGCGCAAGCCAGTTTCCTGGATCAAAACTTCCATCTCTTTCACTCAATCAACAGGTACAATATCGATCCAAACACCTGGGAAAAGCAAGTTCTCGAAAGCTCGAGACTGGAACATTCGTCTGCTAGGGTACAAACCCAAGGGCTTCCCAGAGGTACAAGTCAATCAGAAATCTGTCCGCATGGAAAGCACACCAGAAGACAACGGAGTGTTAGTAAAGGTGGGCGAGATTCCTCCGGGCGGAAACGCAATTATTAAGATTGGGCCGGTTGTCGAGCCGTCCGTCAATGACCCTCTAGCTTTGGCGGACCCGATTGTGTTTGCTGCACAAATCGGCTACAAGACCAAGGAGGCTGTTGATGATATTTTGAGTCCAAAgggtgtgtctggtgcagtgCGGGCTTCACAGGTAGATGCGACTGACATGGATGCCGACTTGCGACtggtgttgaaggagtttTTGCTGGCGGATAGCCGGACGTGAAAAGATTGCAGGTTTGGGTGTAGATGCAATATTGGTTGATGGGACTGGAAATGTGACGTGTCTTCCATTAGTGACAAAAGAATACACTCGTATCATTATCATTTCTGCTCTTCTTTGGAGCGAACCGCCTTGCTATGTGGCCACCAGCAGTGCAGAATAGGGACTGGAGAACCAACTTAATGTTTCTGGGTCAAGGTTTCATTGTGTTACCCAACAATGAGTCCTGAAGAAATCTTCTCCGCAGTTCAATGACAAAACTGTTTCACTCTGTTACCGTGCTGTTGGTCAATTCTGGTCGGGTACCACTGCCGTCGACGCGGCCAAGACATCTGGACCACAATAATTTAGCATGGGTGGAACTGGTGATGGTGAAAGACGCCGTAGAGTGGTCCGGGAATAGTGAGCAAGACGGTTGAAACATGTTATATCGCTAAAACTTATGGTCATTTTATTTCAAGGTATAAATTTATTTGCCGACAAGCTCGCTTGCATTGTAGCTTTGAAGCATGTTTTAGCTTGTTGCTTCTGCCAGCTTCTCCTAGTCCGTACTCCGTGGAGTCGTCCATGTTCTTTAAAGATGGGTTGCTCCTTGCTTCTCCACATGCAACTGTTTCCCGTCTTGGCCGCACCTTCCAAAACTGGCTACCGGCAGCAAAAAGATGTGACAAAGAATCACAATCGTCATTTCTCGCTGTACTTAACCTCGACCTCGGCCTCGCGGTACACGGTGGGAGCTTTTTCTACCAGACATTCACAGATATTCCCGTCCCAACATGATTGTCGGTAGCCTATGTGTTGCGCTTGCTCTGGCGGCCAGCCCGGTAGTCGCCATACTGCCGGGTGGCATGTCATTGCAAGGAGCACTTGGAATGATGCCTGGTGATGACGAGAAACCCATAGGTGTAACAGGGAGCTCAAAGATTAAGGCATACAACATGTCTGTGCCAATTGACCACTTTCACAATGAAACAAAGTATGAGCCTCACTCCAACGATTCTTACAACCTCCGGTACTGGGCCGACACTTCCCACTACAAGAAGGGGGGACCTGTTATTATCCTGCATTCGGGAGAGTTCAACAGTGAAGGTCGATTACCCTTTCTCGAGTACGGCATCGCGTCCATTCTGACCAAGGCGACGGGAGGTGTTGGCATCGTCCTTGAACACCGGTACTATGGAACCAGCTGGCCGACCAAGAATGCTTCTACCGAAAGCTATCGCTTCTTGACCACTGACCAAGCATTGGCTGATACTGCTTACTTCTCCAAGCACCTCAAAATCCCGGGGCAGGAACATCTCAACTTGACTTCTCCCGAAACACCTCACATTCTCTATGGTGGCTCTTATGCAGGAGGATTCGTGGCCATTGCCCGAAAAGTGTATCCCGATGTCTTTTGGGGTGCCATCTCCTCTTCCGGCGTTACAGTCGCCATTGATAACTTTTGGCAGTATGGCGAAGCAACTCGACACTATGCGCCGGGTGAATGCTCACCTACCATCCAAAAATTAACCGACATTATCGATCACGCGTTGCTAAACCGTGACCCTGAGCTCTCAAGAGAAATCAGGACGCTGTTTGGGCTCGGAAGCCTCATGCAGGATGAATTCGGTAGCTACCTCATGGGCATTCAGCCCAGTCTCCAAGGGACCAACTGGGACCCTGAGCAAGATGGAATTGATTTTGGCGCATTCTGTGCCATTATAACTTCCGACTCCATTCTGTTCCGGAGCACACGGCATCTTCTAAGCCGCGTTCGAGCCGTTGTCGAGGGCGCTGGCTACGACGGCGACAGCAAGCGACTGACTGTCAGGATGCTCAACTACATTGGCTATGTCAAACAAAATGTCAAGGGCAGTAGAAAGAATTGTAAAGGCGAGAAGAAACTGCGAGAGTGCCTCTCGGCTCGGTTTGAAACGGGCAGCATTGAGATTAACAAGGATACGTGGCACCGCAGCTGGTTGTACCAGACTTGCACCGAGTAAGTAACGCCCTGGTTCATAATAATGTCAAAATCCAGGTCTAACATAGATGGAAAACCAGATGGGGCTACTTCATGAACGGAGCGGGCACGCCCAAGGACCGCCTCCCCATGGTCTCCCGAGCTGTGACCGCTGAGTTCAGCTCGTATACCTGCAAGAGCTTCTTCGGAATCAAGACTCGCCCCAATGTTGAGATTATCAACAAGCATGGCGGATTCAACTTCAGCTATCCGCGAGTCGCGCTCATTGATGGTAAGCAAGATCCGTGGCGAAGCGCAGGCGTTCACGCAATGGGTCTGCCAGACAGGCTGTCGACGTATGAGGAGCCTTTCGAACTCATTGACTGGGGGGTGCATCACTGGGATGAGAATGGAATCAGTCCCTTTACCGCGGGTAATGGAGAACTTGGTCTACCACCTCCAGAGATTTGGGAAATACAACAGAAGGAGGTCAAGATTGTGAAGCACTGGTTAAAGGAGTTTAAGAATAAGGATAGGCCCGGATCTGGGCCAGAGCTTTAAAGGAACACAGCCATGAATAGGAGTAGTGAACATAAATGGCTCGTTGTCAATATCCAATGTCGTACATAACGCTTTATGGTAGCTCAAGCTCAATGGGACTCTTTTGCATAGATCACGACTACTCAACGAGCCAGCCCATTGCTTCTAGCAACCGCTCCAACCAGTCCTTGGAAGCTGCCAAGTCAGGACATGTAGTCCAAAACCCATGTGGCAGTCCAGCATAAACATTCATCTTGGTCTGaagtccagcttcttcaagcaATTGTCTAAACAACAGAGCTTCATCTCGCCGTGGATCCCAGCCACAGATAGCAAAATACGCTTTCTTCGCAATGCCAGCATGTGACTCAAACAGCAGCGGTGATAAACGCTTATCTTCTGGCGGCGCGCCATATTTACCTAACTCAATCAGTTCCGGCTGCTTGGAacgaaaaggaaagaaatACTAAACATACCAGCAAAGTAGTCAATAGacttcctcgtcaacccCGGCGCATCATTAATCTCATCCACACTCAGTATCCTATCCCTATACTTCTCCGGCCGAACATCAGGGTGGCAGAAACTTCCCGCCAGGAACACCACCCCCGTTATAGGAGGGGACAGCTCCTCCCGCAACGCAAGATGAGATATCCCCGCTGTGAAGTTTGCGCCCGCCGATGTACCGCCTAGGATGAAGGCCTTTGTGAGGTCCGTCTTGAGTTTTGCTTGCCCTGTTTCAGAAGCGACCTGCGAGGAAGAGGTTAACTAATGCGATCTATGGGGGGGTGGGAGAGCTGTACCCATCTGAGGACGTCGAATGAGTCTTCGAAACCGACGGGGAATTTGTGCTCTGGGGCGAGTCTGTACTCGACGTTTATGAcggcgatgttgatgttgagtgCGATGGCGCGGCATGTGGAATCGTCTGTTTCGAGGCCGCCGGTGACGTAACCACCGCCGTGCATGTACATTAGTAGAGGGAGTGGTTCATTGGAGGTCGATGTGCGGCGGTAGAGGcggatggtgatgtggtcGTTGTCACGGATGGGAATGCTGAGTTCGGTGATGGAGAGGCCTTCTTGGGGTGTAATGGGATCGTGGGCGCGGTTCATGCCGACTACGCGTGTGTTTGGGGGGAGATTATTCGGAAACTGGACTGGCTTTTtagttggtggtgagattggGTGTGAGTGAGGGACGTACGTCAGTCCATTCTGGGTCGGGGTTTGCGAGATATCGGTATTCGGCCATATTGTGTGTTGGATGGTGGCgatgtgttgttggtggatggtgagaCTTAGAAGACAGGATCAACGATAGAGTTTAAAGTGGGAGAAGCGATGACTGTCTTTATTAAAAATTTAGGCTGTTGCTGACGCTGCTGGATCAAGGATGACCTAGTCATCACGGGGATATCTCATAGGCTATTTGATGGGAAAGTGGGTGAGCGAATGGACTTAGCCTGTGGAGTTTAGATGCTTATTGCTGATGTTGGATCAGATAATCTTATCAGATTGAGTGTGCTGGCGTGCAAAGGTTCGACATGGAGGTTTGGTAGGTGGAGTTGTTGGACATGTGGCGATGGCCCCGTTTAAAATATATGCAACTGGAAGAAATGAGAGAAAATGGGCAAACAGAGATATTCATTGATGGAGATCAGGATTGTGATTTCCACCCGCCAATGCAACGGAAGTTGTCATTGAATTGATATGTCCATTAAAAATAGTTAGATTTCTTGGGAGCACTAGCACGTCCTCATACTGTCAGACAGCTCACTTACAAGTAAAAATATGGCAATTGGAGTGAATAGGCTAATACTTGTAAATTCTGACGTTGACGAAATATCGACTACCAAGCATGTTATCGCCTTGCTGGTCTCGGATGAGAATATGCAGAGCTGACCTCCCAaaaggaacattgaacctttGCAGCTCCGCCATGCAAGTTGTGTGCCCTGCGATAGTTCACTTGTGTAGTCAATGGATGGCGTGGAAGTTTGGCAATTCTGCAACTCAACAGTCatggaaaaaaaaaaaaaaaaaaaaagctaTGATACGTGTACAAGCTCACACTAAGGGTCCTGGTTAATTGTTGACTTGAATGGCAGATGGTTGGAGAATAGACACCATTAATCCTCCACAATCGGAGCTGTCCATGCCAGGGTGGgtccttcaatgttttccATATGGACCTGCCCCTCCATCGAAACCCCTCCAT
This window contains:
- a CDS encoding extracelular serine carboxypeptidase (similar to Cordyceps militaris CM01 XP_006666948.1), which produces MIVGSLCVALALAASPVVAILPGGMSLQGALGMMPGDDEKPIGVTGSSKIKAYNMSVPIDHFHNETKYEPHSNDSYNLRYWADTSHYKKGGPVIILHSGEFNSEGRLPFLEYGIASILTKATGGVGIVLEHRYYGTSWPTKNASTESYRFLTTDQALADTAYFSKHLKIPGQEHLNLTSPETPHILYGGSYAGGFVAIARKVYPDVFWGAISSSGVTVAIDNFWQYGEATRHYAPGECSPTIQKLTDIIDHALLNRDPELSREIRTLFGLGSLMQDEFGSYLMGIQPSLQGTNWDPEQDGIDFGAFCAIITSDSILFRSTRHLLSRVRAVVEGAGYDGDSKRLTVRMLNYIGYVKQNVKGSRKNCKGEKKLRECLSARFETGSIEINKDTWHRSWLYQTCTEWGYFMNGAGTPKDRLPMVSRAVTAEFSSYTCKSFFGIKTRPNVEIINKHGGFNFSYPRVALIDGKQDPWRSAGVHAMGLPDRLSTYEEPFELIDWGVHHWDENGISPFTAGNGELGLPPPEIWEIQQKEVKIVKHWLKEFKNKDRPGSGPEL
- a CDS encoding potassium transporter protein (similar to Neofusicoccum parvum UCRNP2 XP_007585645.1) — its product is MAEYRYLANPDPEWTDFPNNLPPNTRVVGMNRAHDPITPQEGLSITELSIPIRDNDHITIRLYRRTSTSNEPLPLLMYMHGGGYVTGGLETDDSTCRAIALNINIAVINVEYRLAPEHKFPVGFEDSFDVLRWVASETGQAKLKTDLTKAFILGGTSAGANFTAGISHLALREELSPPITGVVFLAGSFCHPDVRPEKYRDRILSVDEINDAPGLTRKSIDYFAGKYGAPPEDKRLSPLLFESHAGIAKKAYFAICGWDPRRDEALLFRQLLEEAGLQTKMNVYAGLPHGFWTTCPDLAASKDWLERLLEAMGWLVE